Proteins co-encoded in one Tursiops truncatus isolate mTurTru1 chromosome 17, mTurTru1.mat.Y, whole genome shotgun sequence genomic window:
- the COMMD5 gene encoding COMM domain-containing protein 5 isoform X1: MLAVISGSHHQHLGGGDHISPHSLAQRTWESLGFSSAPLPGSCCWDLLPGLPVKEQEAAMSAMGPAAPHLHRPGDSHSGCMSFLGAQLPPEVAAMPQLLRDLERGTFRKLLKLVVSSLQGEDCREGVRRLGAGADLPEERLGALIAGTHILLQQALRLPPASLKPDAFKNQLQELCIPQDLVVDLASVVFGSQRPLLDSAARQQGAWLPHVADFRWRVDVAISTSALARSLQPSVLMQLKLSDGSALRFEVPTAKFQELRFGVATVLKEMADLEKRCERKLQD; encoded by the coding sequence ATGCTGGCTGTCATCAGTGGTTCACACCATCAGCATCTGGGAGGTGGAGACCATATCAGTCCTCATTCACTGGCCCAAAGGACATGGGAGTCACTGGGCTTCTCTTCCGCCCCCCTTCCAGGCAGTTGCTGCTGGGACCTCCTACCTGGGCTGCCGGTCAAAGAGCAGGAAGCAGCGATGTCTGCCATGGGTCCTGCAGCTCCACACCTGCATCGCCCTGGTGACAGTCACAGTGGCTGCATGAGTTTCCTGGGCGCCCAGCTGCCTCCAGAGGTGGCAGCAATGCCCCAGCTCCTGAGGGACCTGGAGAGGGGCACATTCAGAAAGTTGCTGAAGCTGGTGGTCAGCAGCCTGCAGGGGGAAGACTGCCGTGAGGGTGTGCGGCGCCTCGGGGCTGGTGCAGACCTGCCTGAGGAGCGTCTGGGTGCCCTGATCGCTGGCACACACATCCTGCTCCAGCAGGCCCTCCGGCTGCCCCCGGCCAGCCTGAAGCCCGATGCCTTCAAGAACCAGCTCCAGGAGCTCTGCATCCCCCAAGACCTGGTCGTGGACTTGGCCAGTGTGGTGTTTGGGAGCCAGCGGCCTCTCCTTGACTCTGCGGCCAGGCAGCAGGGGGCCTGGCTGCCCCATGTTGCCGACTTTCGGTGGAGGGTGGACGTGGCCATCTCCACCAGCGCCCTGGCCCGCTCCCTGCAGCCAAGCGTCCTGATGCAGCTGAAGCTCTCGGATGGGTCGGCCCTCCGCTTCGAGGTCCCCACGGCCAAGTTCCAGGAGCTGCGGTTCGGTGTGGCCACGGTCCTGAAGGAGATGGCCGACCTGGAGAAGAGGTGCGAGCGCAAACTGCAGGACTGA
- the COMMD5 gene encoding COMM domain-containing protein 5 isoform X2: protein MSAMGPAAPHLHRPGDSHSGCMSFLGAQLPPEVAAMPQLLRDLERGTFRKLLKLVVSSLQGEDCREGVRRLGAGADLPEERLGALIAGTHILLQQALRLPPASLKPDAFKNQLQELCIPQDLVVDLASVVFGSQRPLLDSAARQQGAWLPHVADFRWRVDVAISTSALARSLQPSVLMQLKLSDGSALRFEVPTAKFQELRFGVATVLKEMADLEKRCERKLQD, encoded by the coding sequence ATGTCTGCCATGGGTCCTGCAGCTCCACACCTGCATCGCCCTGGTGACAGTCACAGTGGCTGCATGAGTTTCCTGGGCGCCCAGCTGCCTCCAGAGGTGGCAGCAATGCCCCAGCTCCTGAGGGACCTGGAGAGGGGCACATTCAGAAAGTTGCTGAAGCTGGTGGTCAGCAGCCTGCAGGGGGAAGACTGCCGTGAGGGTGTGCGGCGCCTCGGGGCTGGTGCAGACCTGCCTGAGGAGCGTCTGGGTGCCCTGATCGCTGGCACACACATCCTGCTCCAGCAGGCCCTCCGGCTGCCCCCGGCCAGCCTGAAGCCCGATGCCTTCAAGAACCAGCTCCAGGAGCTCTGCATCCCCCAAGACCTGGTCGTGGACTTGGCCAGTGTGGTGTTTGGGAGCCAGCGGCCTCTCCTTGACTCTGCGGCCAGGCAGCAGGGGGCCTGGCTGCCCCATGTTGCCGACTTTCGGTGGAGGGTGGACGTGGCCATCTCCACCAGCGCCCTGGCCCGCTCCCTGCAGCCAAGCGTCCTGATGCAGCTGAAGCTCTCGGATGGGTCGGCCCTCCGCTTCGAGGTCCCCACGGCCAAGTTCCAGGAGCTGCGGTTCGGTGTGGCCACGGTCCTGAAGGAGATGGCCGACCTGGAGAAGAGGTGCGAGCGCAAACTGCAGGACTGA